From Corvus cornix cornix isolate S_Up_H32 chromosome 5, ASM73873v5, whole genome shotgun sequence, the proteins below share one genomic window:
- the CD82 gene encoding CD82 antigen, translating into MGSGCVKVTKYFLFLFNLLFLILGAVILGFGIWILADKTSFIAVLQMSSPSLKTGACILIGVGALTMLMGFLGCLGAVNEIRCLLGLYFTCLMLILLTQIAAALVIYFQRETLKVELSDIVVDLIKDYDPLNEDKRNLQDAWDYVQMQIACCGWTGAEEWENNEILRNKSNTEYPCSCSNRSKDLVEGRGFCVLDDPVNGTATYADWPVHEQGCMDGVEQWLKDNLGIILGVCTGVAVVELLGMILSISLCKNIHSEDYTKVPKS; encoded by the exons ATGGGGTCTGGCTGCGTAAAAGTCACCAAGtacttcctcttccttttcaatCTCCTGTTCCTT ATTCTGGGTGCTGTGATCCTGGGGTTTGGAATATGGATCCTGGCCGACAAAACCAGTTTCATTGCGGTTCTAC AGATGTCATCTCCCTCCCTGAAGACTGGTGCATGCATCCTCATCGGTGTTGGGGCGCTCACCATGCTGATGGGGTTCCTGGGCTGTCTTGGTGCAGTCAATGAAATCCGATGTCTCTTGGGTCTG taCTTCACCTGCCTCATGTTAATCCTCTTAACTCAGATTGCTGCTGCACTGGTCATCTACTTCCAGAGAGAAACG cTGAAAGTTGAGTTGTCCGACATAGTTGTGGATCTGATTAAAGATTATGACCCTTTGAATGAAGATAAGAGGAACTTGCAAGATGCGTGGGACTATGTGCAGATGCAG ATTGCCTGCTGTGGCTGGACTGGAGCAGAGGAATGGGAAAATAATGAGATTCTTAGGAACAAAAGCAATACTGAGTATCCGTGCTCCTGCTCCAATAGATCTAAGGACTTAGTGGAAGGAAGAGGTTTCTGTGTTCTGGATGACCCTGTCAATGGCACTGCAACATATGCTGACTGGCCTGTTCATGAGCAG GGATGCATGGATGGTGTAGAGCAGTGGCTGAAGGACAACCTTGGTATCATTCTTGGAGTTTGCACTGGTGTTGCTGTTGTAGAG ctgctggggatgATACTGTCCATTTCGCTTTGCAAGAACATACACAGCGAAGACTACACCAAAGTGCCCAAGTCTTGA